A region of Micromonas commoda chromosome 4, complete sequence DNA encodes the following proteins:
- a CDS encoding predicted protein (Encodes a protein with hydroxyproline-rich glycoprotein (HRGP) motifs at N-terminus) codes for MANATNVTKTNSTGTPSNGLYPPPMVANNTNTTDFADGYVWCWLNTTTPPVNWTEPPPPAPPGGWRSPKPSPPPARPSPPPPPYSAPSPPPPPPLPPDLTLNLSYPPAPAMRQWQILVPCNHTAPAPPGPDPLLLGFIDLYDPLTVFAFVFTVCSVLFYYLRRWQLREEAKRAERVPTLDDEIKRSANLRHIKSMFEEVDIEEEETEEEELDEWGRVKKKKKEPWWKRIKLDWSWEDVGAVIGKVYRRVKKFLFTATFGAPVSETSVSITEFIHIFQIDVRSEWAQRFIALLDADGNGTMEFQEFVVGVGTLSTKEKNSGATDFGSFCFKLLDLDNRGKLPREELLATVWRYVRYRECRANDKAAEIKAKTDYKDRYISPDIEAALNNHRRVVRDYRAKMYLGRDQNWDKLGKFNRSDGAEEVQQWAEDAAREAEVRDPRKVKETREEHDRRRRMADVRKKMRDAAAALRVEYPKEITPRDFQKFLDDFPDTFKPAMEIYKKLRPYARACARCVERVPNLRLDEMKAHEAAQVWRAGQKVTWFWDEDEEHRHRPTRQREDRDPKLLEEIATMAARRALTERARRSDGATRIGEHDEAAAESIDDQSAAISTTRDGGIRKDRGPPSVRVQGRGHALARTAEMRVNALIDAPPSEAAGDLAYLTTRARILALNMLPLEPCARIVHAMDPRRRAEVIDAVDPRVGEMVTQLLIDRGEAVTGEGATPRRDRADDGGQKVNAKAQRAMWEERRGRGGVLGLEYGLDVYSTQFGDGGGGGGGGGVLPGQLASPAGIEAEEPSSFVAQRAEELRLAFNANGDAMYVYGGDDSGFQPFEEMAKGEETAVREDRGDAWDEANTEGGRGDAYRIDIADR; via the exons ATGGCCAACGCCACGAACGTCACCAAGACGAACTCCACCGGCACTCCTTCCAATGGGTTGTATCCGCCCCCGATGGTGGCGAACAACACCAACACGACGGACTTTGCTGACGGCTACGTC TGGTGCTGGCTGAACACTACGACGCCCCCGGTGAACTGGACcgagcccccgcccccggctcCCCCCGGTGGTTGGCGCTCcccgaagccgtcgccgccgcccgcgaggccctcgccgccgccgccgccgtactccgccccgagcccgccgccgccgccgccgctcccgcccgaTCTCACGTTAAACCTCTCCtatccgcccgcgcccgcgatgcgcCAGTGGCAGATCCTGGTCCCGTGCAATCAcacggcgccggctcccCCCGGTCCGGACCCGTTATTGCTGGGTTTCATCGACCTGTACGACCCGCTGACCGTCTTCGCGTTCGTCTTCACCGTGTGTTCCGTGCTGTTCTACTACCTCAGGCGCTGGCAActgagggaggaggcgaagcgcgcggagcgggtCCCcacgctcgacgacgagatcaAGCGATCGGCAAACCTCCGACACATCAAGTCGATgttcgaggaggtggacatagaggaggaggagacggaaGAGGAGGAGCTGGACGAGTGGGGGCGAGTTaaaaagaagaagaaggagccgTGGTGGAAGCGGATCAAGCTGGACTGGTCTTGGGAGGACGTGGGAGCCGTCATTGGCAAGGTGTACAGAAGGGTGAAAAAGTTTCTGTTCACCGCCACTTTCGGCGCACCAGTGTCTGAAACATCGGTCAGCATCACGGAGTTCATTCACATCTTCCAGATCGACGTGCGAAGCGAGTGGGCGCAGAGGTTCATCGCGCTGCTAGACGCGGACGGCAACGGGACGATGGAGTTTCAGGAGTttgtcgtcggcgtgggAACGCTGAGCACAAAGGAGAAAAACAGCGGCGCCACCGACTTTGGCTCCTTCTGCTTCAAGCTCCTAGACCTGGACAACCGGGGCAAGCTCCCGAGGGAGGAGCTGCTCGCGACGGTGTGGCGCTACGTCCGGTACAGAGAGTGCCGCGCGAAcgacaaggcggcggagatcaAGGCCAAGACCGACTACAAGGATAGGTACATATCGCCGGAtatcgaggcggcgctgaacAATCACAGGCGAGTGGTCCGAGACTACCGCGCCAAGATGTACCTCGGCAGGGACCAGAACTGGGACAAGCTGGGCAAGTTTAACcgcagcgacggcgcggaggaggtgcaACAGtgggcggaggacgccgcgagggaggcggaggtcCGGGACCCGCGGAAGGTCAAGGAGACGAGGGAGGAGCACGACAGGCGGAGGCGCATGGCAGACGTTCGTAAAAAAAtgcgagacgccgccgccgcgctgcgcgttGAGTACCCCAAGGAAATCACGCCCAGGGACTTCCAGAAGTTTCTCGACGATTTCCCCGATACCTTCAAGCCCGCGATGGAGATATACAAGAAGCTGAGGCCCTACGCcagggcgtgcgcgcggtgcgtgGAGCGGGTCCCGAACCTCCGCCTGGACGAGATGAAGGCtcacgaggcggcgcaggtgtGGCGAGCGGGCCAGAAGGTGACGTGGTTctgggacgaggacgaggagcacAGGCACAGGCCCACGCGTCAACGCGAGGACCGGGATCCGAAGCTTCTGGAGGAGATCGCGACGATGgccgcgcgcagggcgctgACGGAACGCGCCCGACggagcgacggggcgacTCGAATCGGCGAACACGACGAAGCAGCCGCCGAGTCAATCGACGATCAATCAGCCGCGATTtccacgacgcgcgacggggggatcCGCAAGGACCGCGGGCCCCCGAGCGTACGGGTGCAGGGCCGAGGCCACGCGCTGGCGAGGACCGCGGAGATGCGGGTGAACGCGCTGAtcgacgcgcccccgtcggaaGCCGCGGGGGATTTGGCGTACCTGACGACTCGCGCGAGGATCCTCGCGCTGAACATGCTCCCGCTCGAGCCGTGCGCCCGGATCGTGCACGCGATGGATCCCCGGCGAAGGGCGgaggtcatcgacgccgtggacccgcgcgtcggggagaTGGTGACCCAGCTGCTcatcgaccgcggcgaggcggtcaccggcgagggcgcgaccccgcgccgagaccgcgccgacgacgggggtcAAAAAGTCAACGCCAAGGCTCAGCGGGCGATGTGGGAGGaacggcgtgggcgcggcggggttttGGGTCTGGAGTACGGCCTGGACGTGTACTCGACGCAGTTCGgggacggcggaggaggcggcggaggcgggggtgTTTTGCccgggcagctcgcgtcgccggctggTATCGAAGCTGAGGAACCCTCGAGTTTCGTCGCGCAGCGAGCCGAGGAGCTTCGCCTGGCCTTCAAcgccaacggcgacgcgatgtaCGTGTACGGCGGGGATGATTCGGGTTTTCAGCCGTTCGAGGAGATGGCGAAGGGGGAGGAAACGGCGGTGAGGGAGGatcggggcgacgcgtgggACGAGGCGAACACCGAGggaggtcgcggcgacgcgtacaGGATAGACATAGCGGATCGTTGA
- a CDS encoding cellulase (elated to b-mannosidases / b-mannanases; glycosyl hydrolase), with protein MPTSRARRTLALASAALIASLASGRALAAGEDRALSPRGREETIGRVLLDHDADRFRVLDGGGAHNALNYDKPLEDQATATTCNPRDDFVRTSGGQFTLGGERFVFAGWNQWEVLEAASDAPPPFRHLPLPGREHIVRVMNEAVDAGLKVVRMWAHTITPGHAAQTSPGVWNEEILEGMDFVLDQARRRGLKIIWALADNWYPVGGVMQYVEWSQTASRHQDFFTDESAIKIFEATFDTLANRVNVFNGVAYKDDATIFAWNLANEARCQGCDARVMQSWIERVCAKFKSADPNHLVGIGYEGFYHESSGARKFRTNPGKGGSRWAAREGQDFVRNARAECVDYVGVHVWPDNWNYDGVDNQREYISSRVRDAANEVGNKPFLLEEFGYSVTDPDDTSQVYANEKGGRNAPVRDAYFASAFDVALEAAKAGRLSGTLFWHWYDRGVGPGKYGVRSDDSTFGLIVEHAEAMNAITGAPRSCAA; from the coding sequence atgCCCACGAGCCGCGCCCGGaggacgctcgcgctcgcgtcggcggcgctcatcgcgtcgctcgcgtccggccgcgcgctcgccgccggcgaggaccgaGCGCTCTCGccccgaggacgcgaggAAACTATCGGCCGCGTGCTGCTTGaccacgacgccgaccgGTTCCGCgttctcgacggcggcggcgcgcacaaCGCCCTGAACTACGATAAGCCCTTGGAGGACCAGGCGACCGCCACGACGTGCAACCCTCGCGACGACTTCGTccggacgagcggcggccaGTTCACGCTGGGCGGCGAAAGGTTCGTGTTTGCGGGGTGGAACCAGTGGGAGGTCCTCGaggccgcctccgacgcgccgcccccgttcCGCCACCTCCCCTTACCCGGCCGCGAGCACATCGTCCGCGTGATGAAcgaggcggtcgacgccgggctcAAGGTGGTTCGCATGTGGGCGCACACGATCACCCCCGGACACGCCGCGCAGACCTCACCCGGCGTCTGGAACGAGGAAATCCTCGAGGGGATGGATTTCGTCCTCGACcaggcgcgccgacgcggcttGAAGATCATATGGGCGCTCGCCGATAACTGGTACCCGGTCGGGGGCGTGATGCAGTACGTGGAGTGGTCACAAACCGCGAGTAGGCACCAGGACTTCTTCACCGACGAGTCCGCCATAAAAATCTTCGAGGCTACGTTCGACACCCTCGCTAACCGCGTCAACGTCTTCAACGGCGTCGCATACAAAGATGACGCGACGATATTCGCGTGGAACCTCGCTAACGAGGCGCGATGTCAGGGttgcgacgcgcgggtcatGCAGAGCTGGATCGAGCGCGTGTGCGCAAAGTTCAAATCCGCGGATCCCAACCACCTCGTCGGCATCGGATACGAGGGCTTCTACCACGAGTCCTCCGGCGCTCGCAAGTTCCGCACCAACCCGGGCAAGGGCGGTTCTcgatgggcggcgcgagagggCCAAGACTTCGTTCGCAACGCACGGGCGGAGTGCGTCGACTACGTCGGCGTGCACGTGTGGCCCGACAACTGGAATtacgacggcgtcgataACCAAAGAGAGTACATATCGAGTCGTGTTcgagacgccgcgaacgaagTCGGGAACAAACCGTTCCTATTGGAAGAGTTCGGATACAGCGTCACGGACCCGGACGATACGTCGCAGGTGTACGCCAACGAAAAAGGGGGAAGGAACGCGCCCGTTCGTGACGCGTACTTTGCATCCGCGTTTGACGTTGCGCTCGAAGCGGCGAAAGCCGGGAGGCTGTCGGGGACGTTGTTCTGGCACTGGTACGACAGGGGCGTGGGACCGGGAAAGTACGGCGTGCGGTCCGACGACTCCACGTTCGGGCTGATCGTGGAgcacgcggaggcgatgAACGCGATAACCGGGGCGCCCAGGTCCTGCGCCGCGTGA
- a CDS encoding hypothetical protein (putative uncharacterized protein) translates to MASMKVSGEIGANVGDRQESPDDPPAVAATAADDDAAAAAAAAQPGEPPGNDDPADGELSGFDVGRNGDLAAKVAAMHKHKDSLRKDYEDKLGELDKQMAEAAIAQHKREQLARKVAAEAVREARTSRVSQLANLIAASLEMVKKSGDALDSVVLKLVDHIEQDTQEQMMGRDGPKGDGNDDVNSKDGPSGMQDKLMKLMLSSPSDEQLEDAVAIMEGMKPKAEWDNMQSLTAQLGNLTNYMSRLEGKMTDEEEAQAIADRVLAEEAAANGEGGDPAAADQAGDGAPAAAAPEPEVEPATEADEVASDDLPVPKELMEQLNVLRGKKKYLEEIKQLELAVRALQEEQAAGFPPEVEPPTVMPGDEDDDDNAPAPEPAAE, encoded by the coding sequence ATGGCCTCGATGAAGGTCTCCGGCGAGATCGGAGCCAACGTGGGGGATCGCCAAGAATCGCCCGACGACCCGCCCGCAGTCGCGGCGACAGccgcagacgacgacgccgcagcagcagcagcagccgctCAGCCCGGTGAGCCCCCCGGCAACGACGACCCCGCGGACGGTGAGCTCTCAGGCTTCGACGTCGGCCGCaacggcgacctcgccgccaaggttgCCGCGATGCACAAGCACAAGGATTCCCTTCGCAAGGATTACGAGGACAAGCTCGGGGAGCTGGACAAGCAGATGGCcgaggcggccatcgcgcagCACaagcgcgagcagctcgcgcgcaaggtggccgccgaggccgtccgtgaggcgaggacctcgcgagTCTCGCAGCTCGCCAAcctcatcgcggcgtcgctcgagatGGTCAAGaagagcggcgacgcgctcgattCGGTGGTGCTCAAGCTGGTGGACCACATCGAGCAGGACACCCAGGAGCAGATGATGGGCCGCGACGGGCCCAAGGGCGACGGcaacgacgacgtcaacTCCAAGGACGGGCCGAGCGGCATGCAGGATAAGCTCATGAAGCTGATGCTGTCCAGCCCCAGCGACGAGCaactcgaggacgccgtggcCATCATGGAGGGGATGAAGCCCAAGGCTGAGTGGGACAACATGCAGTCGCTCACCGCGCAACTCGGCAACCTCACAAACTACATGAGCAGGTTGGAGGGGAAGatgacggacgaggaggaggcgcaggcgaTCGCGGACAGggtcctcgcggaggaggccgccgccaacggcgagggcggtgaccCGGCGGCTGCCGACCaggccggcgacggggcgcccgccgccgctgcccccgAGCCGGAGGTTGAGCCGGCGACTGAGGCGGACGAGGTGGCGTCCGACGACCTCCCGGTCCCCAAGGAGCTCATGGAGCAACTCAACGTGCTGAGGGGCAAGAAGAAGTACCTCGAGGAGAtcaagcagctcgagctGGCGGTCAGGGCGCTGCAggaggagcaggcggcgggaTTTCCCCCCGAGGTTgagccgccgacggtgatgccgggcgacgaggacgacgacgataacgcgcccgcgcccgaacccgccgcggagtgA
- a CDS encoding predicted protein, which yields MPDDHSQSDSTGERTWREVMGDAREAYAREASWAAKKQVGDGQDVGRHASGEASAARCPIAFSKRHSRTFTTLKAMDRIARHRASRASKSSERTPSSHGPAARDDGTLRLLLVGADRTEGTCPRDTAAVFDGLLADTGKTNAGESSSSSSSSSSLFRRAMEGVRRVDVVLVGPNVRLDDGVERDVFHAVSSSKRDDADADDAKETADDDAIEIRVAYRVGLYHNLREQDRKRRRDQADEADTAGDDEDDTNDANEEGSSGDANQGDANEGDRGASAATAVTDFSPDLALAFNAGVWGYEPDEWRPTMREILFEDECPLLVTGYTLAETECDEDVLGEMFGGGEGEAGEGGTGPREEVEWLWESEMNPFRSLDERELAFDRGDYLLGGEGEGEGTGAHVMGENCAWQCLAAKTPG from the coding sequence ATGCCGGACGACCACTCGCAGTCGGATTCCACCGGGGAGCGCACGTGGAGGGAGGTCATGGGGGATGCGCGGGAAGCGTACGCGCGCGAAGCCTCCTGGGCCGCAAAAAAGCAGGTTGGTGATGGACAAGATGTCGGCCGCCATGCGAGCGGggaggcgtccgccgcgcgatgtcCCATAGCGTTCTCCAAGCGCCACTCGCGGACATTCACCACGCTCAAGGCGATGGATCGGATAGCGCGGCATCGCGCGTCCAGGGCTTCCAAATCGTCCGAACGAACCCCCTCGTCGCACGGAccagcggcgcgcgacgacggcaccctccgATTGCTCCTGGTCGGCGCGGACAGGACGGAGGGAACGTGCCCGCGGGATACCGCCGCGGTCTTCGAcgggctcctcgccgacacGGGGAAAACGAACGCCggcgagtcgtcgtcgtcgtcgtcgtcgtcgtcgtcgctcttcCGGCGCGCCATGGAGGGGGTGAGgcgggtcgacgtcgtcctcgtcggcccGAACGTGCgcctggacgacggcgtcgagcgggaCGTCTTCCACGCCGTGAGCAGCTCTAagagggacgacgccgacgccgacgacgcgaaggagacggcggacgacgacgcgatcgagatCCGGGTCGCCTACCGCGTCGGGCTGTACCACAACCTTCGGGAACAAGACAGGAAGCGCAGACGCGACCAagccgacgaagccgacacagctggcgacgacgaggatgacacgaacgacgcgaacgaagAGGGGTCGTCCGGGGACGCGAACCAAGGGGACGCGAACGAAGGGGACCGGGgagcatcggcggcgacggcggtgacggactTTTCGCCCGACCTCGCACTCGCGTTCAACGCGGGGGTGTGGGGGTACGAACCCGACGAGTGGCGACCGACGATGAGGGAGATCCTGTTCGAGGACGAGTGCCCGTTGCTCGTGACGGGATACACCCTGGCGGAGACCGAgtgcgacgaggacgttcTCGGCGAGATGTTCGgggggggcgagggcgaggcgggcgagggcggcacGGGCccccgcgaggaggtggagtgGCTCTGGGAGTCGGAGATGAACCCGTTCAGGTCGCTGGACGAGCGAGAACTGGCGTTCGACAGGGGGGACTACCTgctcgggggcgagggcgagggcgaagggACGGGCGCGCACGTCATGGGGGAAAACTGCGCGTGGcagtgcctcgccgcgaaaaCGCCCGGCTGA
- a CDS encoding predicted protein, with protein sequence MEGGPSGGPGGDPARSGPSKGREELVEMKRRLLQEEYWNLLSAFLMKQASKAELNEKVPRLLGAQNLPLHNLFLRGIYSTASSKNQQQQQQQGVPLARVASGGAMGPGGPGPGSQQQGMGGSGQGAPGQPMSQQQQQQLMMQQRQQQQMRLQQQQQMQAQQQQQQHQQQTMTPQQRQRYQQQIMQQQQQQQQQRGGVGGGMPPGSGGSIPLGSGPPPGVSAEQYQQAMMRHNIMLQQRQQQQMMQQQAQQQQQLRIQQQMQQQQKATPTKRKGAAAKEGGGGKKQKALAGAGGGGGGGGGAVLQGGGQQQYPVEGLTQQQQMQMQQQFLAQQQQQRQQYMQQQQQQQQQQQQQQQAQQQQQQQAQQQAQQQQQAQQQQQQQHQMHQQHQMHQHVMQQQQQQHHHHHQQQQQLIQLKLQRQDLMRQQEELQRQQEELDAQSLESLRTSRAVFVSPAALSLGDVVAHGEGEFDVDPLPALPNVSDADVSRRHVRSAGEGEAGRGGHSDDGGAGSAGDGKRPGDGGVDSGASDQTGGGGGRRLFSIPPPVPLVGVAAPRGRPLIGLPGSKSSVPAQNTPLGHPMGVPVRNVSHGKIAVCHRSLKVRMRLAAHDEGLRRVAPECVTTMAHAVCAYVQRVARAAVAARDARIAERGTAAAARGGSGRGLVGRGGAGADEPGTRDGDGGSDCDLATLEARMLGTEGPGGSGDVCAEPTVRIEDLLAAMRGDPDPAAAAHLERVGLSLAEENAREVALGGFGFGGAFD encoded by the exons ATGGAGGGTGGTCCGTCCGGCGGGCCgggcggcgaccccgcgaggagcggTCCGAGCAAGGGAAGGGAGGAGCTGGTCGAGATGAAGCGCCGGCTGCTCCAG GAGGAGTATTGGAATCTCCTCTCCGCGTTCCTGATGAAGCAGGCGTCGAAAGCCGAGCTGAACGAGAAGGTGCCCAGgctgctcggcgcgcagAACCTCCCGCTGCACAACCTCTTCCTGCGAGGAATCTACAGCACCGCCTCGAGCAAGaaccagcagcagcagcagcagcaggggGTTCCGCTGGCGCGGGTCGCGTCCGGGGGAGCTATGGGACCCGGAGGACCCGGGCCGGGCTCCCAGCAGCAGGGCATGGGGGGATCGGGCCAGGGAGCCCCCGGTCAGCCCATGTCGCAGCAACAGCAGCAACAGCTGATGATGCAGCAacggcagcagcagcagatgcGCTTGCAGCAGCAACAGCAGATGCAagcgcagcagcagcaacaaCAACATCAACAACAAACCATGACCCCGCAGCAGCGGCAGCGGTATCAGCAGCAGATcatgcagcagcagcagcagcagcagcagcagaggGGTGGGGTTGGAGGGGGTATGCCGCCTGGGTCTGGCGGGTCGATCCCGTTGGGGTcagggccgccgccgggcgtcaGCGCCGAGCAGTATCAGCAGGCCATGATGCGCCACAACATAATGCTCCAGCAACGGCAACAGCAGCAGATGATGCAGCAGCAAGctcagcagcagcagcagttGCGCATCCAGCAGCagatgcagcagcagcagaaaGCGACGCCCACGAAGAGGAAGGGCGCGGCTGCGAAggaggggggcggcgggaagaAGCAGAAGGCtctcgcgggggcgggtggtggtggtggcggtggcgggggggCTGTGCTGCAGGGTGGAGGCCAGCAGCAGTATCCGGTGGAGGGTCTcacgcagcagcagcagatgcagatgcagcagcagttcctggcgcagcagcagcagcagcgtcAGCAGTAcatgcagcagcagcaacagcagcagcagcaacagcaacaacaacaacaggctcaacaacaacaacaacaacaggCTCAACAACAGGctcaacaacaacaacaggCTCAAcaacagcagcagcagcagcaccAGATGCACCAGCAGCACCAGATGCACCAGCATGtgatgcagcagcagcagcagcaacaccaccaccaccaccagcagcagcagcagttGATCCAACTCAAGCTCCAGAGGCAGGACCTGATGCGGCAGCAAGAAGAGCTCCAGCGACagcaggaggagctcgacgcgcagTCGCTCGAGTCCCttcgcacctcgcgcgcggtcttcgtctccccggcggcgctctcgctGGGAGACGTcgtggcgcacggcgagggcgagttTGACGTCGACCCTCTCCCGGCGCTCCCCAACGTatccgacgcggacgtcagTCGCCGGCACGTTCGATCGGCGGGGGAAGGGGAGGCCGGCCGGGGGGGACactcggacgacggcggcgcggggagtgCGGGGGATGGCAAGAggccgggcgacggcggcgtggacagcggcgcgagcgaccagacgggcggcggcggagggcgccgtTTGTTTTCCATCCCGCCCCCCGTGCCCctcgtgggcgtcgccgcgccccgcggccgcccgtTGATCGGCCTCCCGGGATCGAAAAGCTCCGTGCCAGCCCAGAACACCCCGTTGGGCCACCCCATGGGTGTCCCCGTTCGGAACGTCTCTCACGGAAAGATCGCCGTGTGCCATCGATCGCTGAAGGTTCGAAtgcggctcgccgcgcacgacgaggGCCTGCGAAGGGTAGCCCCCGAGTGCGTCACGACGATGGCGCACGCGGTTTGCGCGTACGTGCAGCGGGTGGctcgcgcggccgtcgccgcgagggatgCGAGGATCGCCGAgcgggggacggcggcggcggcgcggggggggtcAGGACGGGGGTTGGTGGGACGAgggggggcgggcgccgacgagcccgggacgcgcgacggcgacgggggttcCGACTGCGATCTGGCGACGCTGGAGGCGAGGATGCTGGGCACCGAGGGACCGGGTGGTTCGGGCGACGTGTGCGCCGAGCCCACCGTGCGGATCGaggacctcctcgccgcgatgcggGGTGacccggacccggcggcggcggcgcaccttGAGCGGGTCGGGTTGTCGCTGGCTGAGGAaaacgcgcgcgaggtggcgctcggcggtttcggtttcggcggcgcgttcgactgA